The genomic interval CTTATTCTGTTGGGAGAACAATTGAAACTTTTACAAATTGTTCTAACAAGCAATCCCAAAAGAGCTGCTGCCAGGCACCTATACACTTCTCTCGGTTTTGATTTACATGAAACTGGTATATTTGTAAAAAATTTAAGCTAAAAACTTCCTTGACCCAGTAAAGGAAAACTCTTCATGCGATACTTATATTAAAAACCTGATCTTTCTCGCTTTTCGCTAAACTTAATAACTATACAAATTTAAAATATGGAATGGATAATATTAATTTTAATCTCTGCTGTTTTTAAAGGAGGGAGAACAATTCTTACAAAAAAAATACTACAAAACAGCAATACTCTTCCAGTTCTATTCTTTGTCTCTCTAATTTCAGCTGCATCAATGATGTTCTTCTACAAAAATATAACTTTTGCCCTTCCTTTAAACATTCTTGCTTTGATTGTTTTTAAATCTTCAGTTATAGCAATCGCTTGGTTCTATTTATTCCAAGCATACAAAAACCTACCAATTTCAACAGTCTCACCCCTCACAAATCTTAGTCCAATCTTTTTGCTAGTGCTAAGTTATTTCTTCTTAGGAGAAACCGTTTCTTTGATTAATTATCTCGGCATATTTTTATTAATGATTTCGGCCTACATGCTCGAAACAAAATCATTCTCCAGCTTAATGGAACCCTTTAGGTTCTTTAAAACAAAATATTTTCTTTTTATAATAA from Patescibacteria group bacterium carries:
- a CDS encoding EamA family transporter, coding for MEWIILILISAVFKGGRTILTKKILQNSNTLPVLFFVSLISAASMMFFYKNITFALPLNILALIVFKSSVIAIAWFYLFQAYKNLPISTVSPLTNLSPIFLLVLSYFFLGETVSLINYLGIFLLMISAYMLETKSFSSLMEPFRFFKTKYFLFIIISLVGNSISAVLDKIILKSIDYYSLMFYYFLFISIIYFVIISSNNGLKSLKAFSTTKNILLLLGITLAALLADFSYFIAVAMPGTLIILIIPLRRLSTLVSTLFGGKLFHEKNLLHKGIVCLIMIFAVFLIIL